In the Callospermophilus lateralis isolate mCalLat2 chromosome 7, mCalLat2.hap1, whole genome shotgun sequence genome, gatatggctcagtggttaagtgcccctgggttcaatccctgattacCACCTCCTCCCCATGCAAAAAGGCCAAGTACTAGATAATATCCAATCTGCCCAACCagtattttttttgtttaatcaCGGTCCCAAAAGTTTACATGTACTCAGTAATACCCATAAAACAAGCATTACCAACTCTCTCAAATAAACACTTCAGTTTGGAGTCATTCTCTATTCTGCCCAAGATTCCCACATTACAGAGGAATCAGTAAAAATTGATTCTTGGGATACAAAAAAAATGTCAGAAACAGGAGATGAGATTTTTCTGAATATCTATTTACCAAGTTTTATATAACAAAAAGTAATTTCtatggctgcagatgtggctcagtggtgagtacttgcctagcacacgaagccctgggtttgatccccagcactctgGAGAGCAGAGATTACACTGAAGATCACAAAGAACAGAACAAGAAAGTTCTGAAAAACACTGCCAACTGTCACAGGAAAGCCAGATGATTTCAGGGGTTGGTAACACACCAATTCttaaaaataaccacaaaacCCCACCAAGCCAAAAATTAATTCCAATGGAGAACTTCCATATTTTTCTCTCCCATATTACAACCTTAATGTCTTTCTACTTGAATTTCCATCATTCTATCACTTCAACTATTCCCTTTGCATTTCACCTTTCTGCATCAAACAAGTACAATTTCTTGGCAGTTTAAGTCCGTATTTGTCTCCCATGAATGTTCTCATCTTCCTTTATACCAGGATTCAAATATTAAGACCAATTATACTTCCATAAAGCCTTCAACTGTTAAGTGATGTTATGTACAGAGCTTTTATTAGCATTCACTATAATACCTCTCCTGTTCTCTCTAGTCCCTCCTCCTTCCTTAAAAATCTTAAGAATGGTAAGCTGGTTACCTTTTTAacactttcttcttcctcttggcgTTTCTCATAGTGTGAGAAGTCATCGAAAATGGAAGTGGTGTGCTTGTAGCTGGCTATGATTTTCAACACCTGCTTTGCCTTTTCCAGAGGCACTTCCTGAGTGTCTCTAGAGTTGGTCACTGGTTTATTCTCGTTGTTCTCTAGACGAATGTGTCGCAGTTGACTATTGGGAACGTCCTTCACAAAAATCCATCTGACATCAAAACGACCCTTCCATTTGTCCTGGGACCACACGCCTGCACATGTGTTGTAGTCCACAGCAGATTTCATTTCTGCAACGCCACAGAAGTGTCCACTGCCGTTGACACTGAAAAGTAAGTAAACGGGGCCTTTCCCGTTCATGGAACGATAAGCAGCATCCAGTCTCTTGTTACCATGCTCTGTGCTGCACCAGATATTATACTTAATGGAACGGTGGATATCGTCCTCAGAGTAGCTTTTAATGATGAAAACCCGGCCATGTTTCAGATTCCAGTCAAAATCCTTGGGGTTATAATTATTAATGGATCGCAGCTTCTCCAACACTGGGTGAGGTTCGGAAGGAGTAGATCCAGAGCCAGTCTGAGACTGTCCTACTCCATTACCATCCACCCCATTATGACCAAACCCTGTGCCACGGTTCCGAGGTGCTACCCAGCGGGTTGGCTGAGCTGCCTGTTGCTGGACTGAGATTTGGGCAGGCTGTGGTGGAGGTGGAGGCAATGGCTGTGTCTGTTGCCCTACTGATGCCTGAGCCACTGGTGGGCTATTGTTAGCCTGCTGACCTACAGGCTGGGGAGACCCCTGGGTTGGCTGACCTATATTCTGAACCAAAGCCTGTGAGGGGGCTTTTGCCACAGGACCCTTGTTATCCCAAGTTCCAATATCCATGTTATGCTTTATTGGGGGTGGTGGAAGACTTGACCCTGCAATACCATTCTTGGTCTTCAGCTTGGGTTGTTGTTTTGCAGGCTTGCTAGCAATATCAGCCCAAGATGCTGGTTTTGGAGGAGCAATGGTAGCCGGAGGCAAACTATTGGAAGCCACGATGTTACTAGTAATTGACCCACTACCAACAGCAGAACCTACAACTTTTGGAACACTGCTTGCAACTTCTGTGCTACCCAGCTTCAGAGCTGCCATCCCTTGGTCTATAGTATTCATGCCAGGAGCCTTATTGAGGGTCTCATTGGCAAAAGCTGACTGTCCATCAATCATGGCTCCACCTAAGGAGCTAGGTGCATAAGCATAATTGCTACTATATCCAGAGCTCTGAGTAGACTGTCCCTGAGAACTGTTATTTCCCCATGCTGAGAAGTCGATCCcactaggaaaaaaattaaaaccatgcTGACCAAGAAATGGAGTGCTACCTAGGGCTCCTGGCTGCCCAAACATTGCATCTGGTAGGAAGTGGGGCTCTCCGTTGCTCAGCTGTCCATAAGAAGTTAGATAGGGCATGGCTGTGTCACCCCCCGTAGACCAAGCAGCTTCACCCAAAGAATAGGAGAAGCCAATGGAGGGGCTGTAGTAACTGGGTAAGTAGGAGTCTGACATAGCAGTATATGCATTATtctgtgaaagaaagaaagaggcaaATCAATCAAAAAAATAACAGGACATTTTCTCCCCCATCAATCAAGCATTTCAGCCAAATCTACCATAAAAAACAGGAGAACAGCACATTCAATAATCTCTTTCTGTAAACTCACTGGTGTCCTTGTATTCTAAGGAATTTTGGTACATTAAGTGAAATGTTTAAGCATTATAATTAAGCTGATATGTAGAATAAATATGAACCTTAACTTTAAtacattcaggaaaaaaacacccATTTCATCAAAAGTATGTCTTGCTCTATGTTAAGTGTTGGACTGAGACTTTTATTAAAATCAATTATCAAttcagaaagacaaaaaaaactaagagggagggaggagaggaaccactgaggagtaaaataaaacaaattatattccatgcatatatgattatgtcaaaacaaACTCCTGTATTACGTAGAACTATAATGCATTAAcaagacaactaaaaaataataattatcttTGGATTTAAGGAGTAGAACTTTTGGAAGAGCAGGAGTATTTATATTTCCTACCAAAACCAGATTAATAGGTCCATGGGGGGGCGGGGGTACTGGGAATTTTAAGATCTAACACAAGCATCAGTCATAAAATTTTGTGCTATCCTCTTGGAAAACCATCTAGGAATGTCAAAAAATGCCACTATAATTATAACCTGGAAAGAAAATGTTCAGTGgcttccaaaggacttaaaatgagaaaacttttatttcacctataaAATCAAAGATCTGTAACTTGAGATGCACAATTTTCTATTAGAAATAGGAAAAGTATAATTAAAGACAACATACATCCacactcctttaaaaaaaaataagtagtcAAAATATGAATTCATGTACAATTAATCTTCATATTAGGATATAAATTTTATTACAAAAACATCAATCACTAGATCTTTAGTTTGTGCCtaacagaatttttaaataaatcttaATTACAGGACACCCCTTAAGTGAAAAGCCAGAAGTATGTATACCTTGACATAGATAAAAATCACCTAACTCCAATAGTTCTGATAATTTAAGGATTCATTAACTAGTCAACTGAATCTTAAATAAGAGTCTAAGATAAACGTATCTACCTAAGCTTGTATTACCAAGGTCAATAATACTCTTTAGCCATAAAAAACACATCTCttcaatattaaaaattttcagggctaggcttgtggctcagtggcagagcacttgcatcgcacatatgagacactgggtttgatcctcagcaccacgtaaaaataaacaaaataggggctggggatgtagctcaagtaaTAGCcattcgcctagcatgtgtgagaccctgggttcgattctcagcaccatataaaaatattgtgtccgccttaaactaaaaaataaatatttaaatacataaacaaaataaagatactgtgtccatgtataactaatgttttttttaaaaaattcaactaATGGGATATGATAAAATGGCTGCATTTTCCTTGGCCAATTAATTTGTCATTAAAGACAAAGTTAAAACTTTCCACACATTTcctctcaaatttaaaaattctccaaGACAGTGTTAAAATTTTAACACAGACCCAAATCCATTACGTAAAGAAACtcaggactcaggaggctgaggcaagagaatttcaagttcaaggctcaactaggcaatttagcaagactgtctcaaaataaaaaataaaaggggcaggacataaaaaataaataaagttgtaaatgaattaacatgtgtgaagccctggatttCAGTCACGGGTTTCAGCCCTATGCCAAAAGAAGTACACAAAATTACTCTTgataaactacaaaaaaaaaaaatctttcttcatCTACTCATTCAACGTTTCTATTTCTCCcccgttttttaaaaaatgggcattTAAGCTTTGACTTAAAGAAAACTTAAATGCACTTAACATCATAGATTATGCCAAACTATAGCTGAATGCCTACACCTGAATTGGCAGGTTCCtatgtgcccctgagctcaaaaaATCTGAATTATGCAATGTTTTACAAGAATTACCTCAAATTATGTTtctaaatgttcccactctccctGTTATAATGATTATATAAATAAACTACGTCAATATCAAGAATCTATTAGTAGTTCATTCCTCTACTTCCTTCCCTATTTTTCCTGATTAACTGGATGCCTTTTCTGAAATTGTTTCCAATCACTCAGgtggttttattttgttgcaacactagggatcaaacccaaggtctcATGCATGCCAGCCACTGAACCAGATTCCTAGCCCTACTTAGGTGACTTCTATACTTCCAATGCAAAACATCTTAGAGGAAATCTAAAAGCTTTATGTATGTAAGTATCAGGTCCAAATATGGCTCCGCACTAACATGTCAAATTATTGAACACTACCAACTGTATTTCATACAGCATATGTTCAGAATTTATACAAATGTTCCATGAACTTCTTGATCTTTTACAATCTTAGAAGAGATCTTGACTTTCCTCCTTTTGATCTATTAATCTGAAGTTATATTAGCTAAAATTTTCTGAGTCCCTCTGGGACCTGAAATAGTAATACAAAAGAACTATTGAATCAAACAAGTTTCTACATGCACAGGTCATATTAACAGTATGTGAATAGACATGCAACTAATCTTCGCATTATAAGGCTTTACACTGCAAAAACTTGAATCATTTTTGGGGAATGGGGGTTGTGGTGGTACAGAGGATAATACAGGcataactattttttattttttttcgtagttgtagatggacagcatgcctttattttacttgtttattatgtggtgttaaggatcgaacttgagcctcacacatgctaaacaagtgctctgccactgagctacagccccatcccCAGGCACAACTCTTGCACAAGCCCTCTACAACTGGGCTAGCTCTTCACTCAATCATTCTGTCTGACTTTAGTTTATGCTAAGCAGCACTTTATTTCATAAATCCTATAGCTCCCTTCAGTGAGAAATGAAAGTACACAAAGTCCGTCTCTGTAGATGTTAAGTATATCTCAAAATACCAAGTATCTGcaaatgcagctcagtggtagagcactcgatgagcatatgcaaggccctgagttcttcagtaccacatgcccacccccaaaaaataagtattaaaatccAAAATAGTTCTGATAAACTAAGAGCCCACTAACTAGAACTACAGAGAAAGAAAGCAGTCAGCTCTAAATGAAGTTGAGGTGATTTTGTTAGAATTATTCCCATGGGTAGAGGCAGTAGgtatccaagttcaaggccagcctcagaaacttggtgagaccctgtctcaaaataaaaagtccaGAGAATGTACCTCACTAggaaagggcccctgggttcaattactagtaccaaaaaaaaaaaaaaaaaaaaaattctaacatcATTATTAACCCAATTTTCCTAAAACAGTTTTCTGGAATTTTTCCAGAAAATTTACCACTGACAAGTAGTCTCATGCTTTGCACTGGAAGACCAATTACTCTAACAGGTATTGCAGTTAGTATACAGTAAAATGttaccaaaatactacagtctcagtATATTGTTTGCTGACAATACAGAGCTAGGAAACTTACAGACTATAACATTTGTAACAACTGTTTTATAACACTAATAAGTATTAAGAAAGTGACTCTCCCCTCAAAATGATTGACAGGACAGAGAAAGACCAACATTATGCTACACCCTTTGATCAAATATGTAAATGGTCAATTACTCACGGGCCTTGCCTGGGGACTCAAGTAAGGTTCAAAATCATCATCATTTAATCCATCCTTTTGATGTACAGATCCATTTTGTACTAAAAGAAAAAACTGCAAATTAACAAGTGTAGCAATTCTACAATctctctcccaagtcagtcaaatATATCCTAGCCAGAGAAAAACATAACTAGTTCAGACAGCAAATAAGTTTGAACTTCAAAAGGATAAAGATGAGAGGGCAGAGGCAAGATTCCTGAGTGAAAACGCCTCCCTCCACCCAGCACAAGTTGATCTAAAAAAAGGTCATTTTATTGGCTCTTCTAGATTACAATTCCTTCCCGCTTCCCCTCCCCCATCACGTGTGAGTTACTTCCAGAAAGTGATCCACGAGGATGAAAAACAAAGGCCTTCTAAGACCTACAGGAAACTAAGGACCTGGGGCATTTCAAAACCAAATCCACCCCCACCCTGAATGAATTACTCCTTGTTAGCGAAAAAGCTGTTCGCCAGCTGCAAGAACCCTCGGAAAGGGTCAAAACACTTAAGCGGGAGGCACCTGTGAACTAAGCGGCTTCCGAGAGGTCCCCTCCCCGGGGCGCTGTCCCGAGACCCCGCCCCCACCGCGGCGTCCCCCTCCCAGCCCGGGGCCACCGGCGGAGCGGGGCTTACCTTTGTTTCCTTGACCTTTGGGTCTCTGCGGACGAAGGGGACGTCGCGGAGCAGCAAGTTGTCCGGGAAAAAAAAACGGAAAGGGAAAGACAAATGAAAGCAGGGCCCGAGAAGGGAATAAAGAAGCAGGCCTGAGGGGAGGCGTCAGGAATGGTGGTGAGGGGGAGGCTGAAAGCGGGAGGCGGGGAAAAGCGCTAGGCCGGCGCGGCCGCGGGAGAAAAAGCGGGGGACGCGCCAGCTGCGACGCGAGGGAGCCAGGGCTTCAAGGAAGGGGAAGGAAACGAGGAAGGAAAACCAGGCCCGCTGAGGGGAGGGAGCGCGGCGCGGCCGGTGGGTTCCGAGGCCCGGGGAGAAGCGGGAAGAGCGGGCCAGGCGCGAGACGCTGGGCGCGGCCGGCCCGAGAGGCCCGAAACCCAGTCCGCGAGAAGCGCCGGCGCGGCTGGGCCAGACCGGGGGCGGCGGGCCCGGGCCTAGTCGGGCTCCGTCTCGCCTCACACAATGGCCGAGGCATGCGGGCTGGGCCTGTACCTGCTCCAAGAGGCTGCTGGCCGACATGGCTCTCGGATCCTCACGGGTGGCGACGGCAGCGGACTCTCCTCAGGGCGGCAGCGACGGCGGATGAGCCCCGGCGGCGGGAGCAGGCGGCGCAGCGGCGGCTTTTGTCCCTGACACTCGGGAGCCTCGGCGGACGCAGCGGAGACACAGCGCGCGGCTCGGGCTCCGGCTCCGACTCGGCGACGCTCTAGCCCGAAAACTCAACGCCCGTCTCTATGCTTTTACGCGCGCGCCCGCCCCTCACAGCCGGAATAAGGGCGCCGAGCGGCGGAGGCGGGCGGCGCGAGCGCTGACTCTCACATTCACTCACCCACGCGGAAGGGCCCGGCGCGAAGCACCCCGGGAAGGAAGAGGCTGGGCCGCAGCGCCCTCTGGTGGACTGGAGGAGCGGAAGcggcctccccacccccaccacctcGGGACTGGGCCTAGGAGGATGCGGGCAATCCGGGTAGCGCCACGAGGTTTTGACTAACACCTGAAGAGAGGATCTTTAGCTTGAGGAAACTCACAATGGCCGGTTTCTCAATAAAAGAGCGGCAGTTGAAGCCCTCGAGACCTTAAATAAATCCGCTTCCCAACTACAAATGAAACCCCACCCCCATTTTGGAGGGAACCTGAGAGCCCTCCTCACTGAATGCGCCCCCCCACCGCCGCCGCCCAGGGAAAATTAATGGAACCTGGCTTGGAGGGGCATCAAGCACCCATCTCTCTCAGGAATATGTCATCCCCTGTTAGACTGCAAAAAAAAGTACCCAAGAGAGCGATACAgcccccctccccccacacacacacaaaaaaaaaccctgctcCCTCACCCCCCCAACAAAATAAGAGTAGTCACACCTTGGCATTAGGGGATTCCCTTTTCAGAGAAATCGCTGACCCCAAAATCTGTTAAATTtatttccaggaaaaaaatacaCCTCACACATCACATTTTATAAGTACTTCGAATAAGTCCAGAGAACCTATAAATCCATGGACCTTGAGAAGGAACTCAAAGCCAGGccaggtggtgtacacctgtaatcccaatggactcagcggctcaggaggtggaggcaggaggatcgcgagttcaaagccaacctcagcaatttagcgaggccctaagcaactcggaaagaccttgtctctaaatgaaatatttaaaagggctggggatgtggctcagtggttaaacacccctgagttcaaaaaaaaaaaaaaaaaaaacatccccCGGGTAGGGTGGGGCACCGCCTgtgaatcccagcaactcaattggctaaggcaggagggtcccaagttccaggccagcttcaACACTTCAAGCCCAAGAAAATTTATTGAAGGGCTGGAGCTCCCGGGTGCACACCTCTCCCGCCCCCCGCCCTTCAAAGCAAAGAACGCCTTTGACCTGGGGCAGGAAGAAAATTAACACCATGGGAACCCTGCTATGGACCACACTTTGTCAGTAAAGGCTCTCAGAAACACATCAAAGCCTTTCAACAACAAAATAGCTATCAGTCTCTCCATTTTACAACTGGGAAAACAGATTAATCTGCCCAAGGTTACAAAACTATTTAATAGACAGTGCATTTGATAAAGAAATCGTGTATTCAGGACCCAGAATCCAGAGGAAATTCGAAGAATCGAAGAAGAATCGGCAGAAGCATTTTTAGTCAGGGGAAACCCCACCTCATGCAGGGATAGTTGATACTAGGAAGACTCAATCAATACCTGCTTTTGTTACTGCAAATAGTAGTAAACATATAAGTAATGCACTATTAGTTGTCAACCTAACATAATCCTCTCGCTCAATACGGAAGACTGGTGgactaagaataaaataaatggcaTCTTggattttacattattattttgcTCAAAGTGCTCAATGCATTTTCCTTCCCATAATCACACTTATGGTTGGAATGATGAGGTCAAGCACTAAAGGAGGAAGACTTTTAGTGGAGATGGTAAAATGTCAAGTCTCCAAGGTTAGATCCCACCAAGGGAATAAAATGAACCTACTAAGACTTTTTATTAAAGATAATCAGCCAGTTAACCCCATGGCCCAGATTTATATATGAACTGTGTAAGCTGTTGCCTACacttacccttggaagcagcatGGGGTTGTAAAAAGAGGATTAGACTGGGAGTCATATACTACATAGGAAGAGTCTAAACACTGGCTTCCCCACCAGATGTTCAACATTAGGAAAATTACTAAACCCTTCTCAGActctcacaattaaaaaaaaaaaaaaagttaataataCCTACCTAACAGGTTTGTTgcaaagataatttttttaaaaggcaactGTTCATATTTTTCCTATGATCTCATTAAGAGAGAGAAGTAAAAACTCCTTACTTCCAATAACTTCTTCATGATACAAGAAATTTTGATTAGTTCCTTAGGGATTGCCTTTTCTCCAGTAGTCCCCAGTTAAAATGCAAATATCCTTGGGGAAAGGGCAATCTCTAAACCTGAATTAGTTTACCACATTGGCTTTAACAGGCTCCTGTAGAAAGAGAATACACAAGACTGATACATTTAATGATTAGGAGGCTCCTGTAGAAAGAGAATACACAAGACTGATACATTTAATGATtaggaagaaggaagggaagtATGGGATGTATGATATCATGTTATGGCTAGGAAAATATAatactgtactgggaattggtttattttctagttttggcTCTGCCACTGGGTGGATGAAGCATTCCATATCTTTTACCCCCcttggttctagggattgaatcAGTGTGCAAACACTAAGCATACTGCAAACATTGCTATGGAAACACTG is a window encoding:
- the Ythdf2 gene encoding YTH domain-containing family protein 2; translation: MSASSLLEQRPKGQGNKVQNGSVHQKDGLNDDDFEPYLSPQARPNNAYTAMSDSYLPSYYSPSIGFSYSLGEAAWSTGGDTAMPYLTSYGQLSNGEPHFLPDAMFGQPGALGSTPFLGQHGFNFFPSGIDFSAWGNNSSQGQSTQSSGYSSNYAYAPSSLGGAMIDGQSAFANETLNKAPGMNTIDQGMAALKLGSTEVASSVPKVVGSAVGSGSITSNIVASNSLPPATIAPPKPASWADIASKPAKQQPKLKTKNGIAGSSLPPPPIKHNMDIGTWDNKGPVAKAPSQALVQNIGQPTQGSPQPVGQQANNSPPVAQASVGQQTQPLPPPPPQPAQISVQQQAAQPTRWVAPRNRGTGFGHNGVDGNGVGQSQTGSGSTPSEPHPVLEKLRSINNYNPKDFDWNLKHGRVFIIKSYSEDDIHRSIKYNIWCSTEHGNKRLDAAYRSMNGKGPVYLLFSVNGSGHFCGVAEMKSAVDYNTCAGVWSQDKWKGRFDVRWIFVKDVPNSQLRHIRLENNENKPVTNSRDTQEVPLEKAKQVLKIIASYKHTTSIFDDFSHYEKRQEEEESVKKERQGRGK